TGTTTAGCTGCCCATTTCCCTTTTCGTTCTTTTTCTCGGCTGTGCTCGCCTCTTCCCCTGTTTCCGATCTCGTGGTGAGTTTATGGTGAGTTAAATGCTCACCGTAAGGGTCGCCCCAATGCCGAAATTGACGAAGTCTGTCGTCGAAACCGCCGAGCCTCGGCCGAAGCAGTTCACCATCTGGTGTTCCGAGCTGAAGGGCTTCGGCGTCTACATTCTTCCGACCGGCAAGCGCACCTATTTCGCGGACTATCGGAACGCGGACGGCTCCCGCAAAAGAATGACGCTCGGCCGGCATAGCGTCATCACGTGCGAAGAAGCGCGCAAGCTGGCGATGGCGGCGCTCGGCGGAGTGGTGAAGGGCGCCGATCCTCTGACAGAGCGATCGTCTCGACGGGCGGCGCTCACCGTGTCCGATTTGTGCGACCTCTATCTCGAGGCGGCGGACAAGGGTCTGGTGACGACGCGGTTCCACAAGCCGAAACGGGCCTCGACGCTCGCTGTCGACCGCGGCCGGATCGGCCGGCATATCGTCCCGCTGATCGGATCAAAGAAGGCCGATCGGCTAACGCGGGCGGATGTCCAGCGGATGACCGACGACATCGCGGCCGGAAAGACGGCCGGCACCTTCAAGACGAAGTTGCGCGGTAAGGCCGTGGTGACCGGCGGCGCCGGAACCGCCCGCCGCGTGGTCGAGCTGTTCGGCGGGATATGGACCTGGGCGGAACGTCGCGGTCATGTCGTCGGACGAAGCCCGACGCATGGCGTCGAGACGCAGAAAGGCGACCCCAAGGATCGCATTCTCTCTCCGGCGGAACTCGCCCGCCTCGGCGCCGTGCTGAAGGAGAAGGAGGAGGCTCTTCCTTTCGCGGTCGCGGCCGTCCGGCTGATCTTGCTGACCGGCGCGCGCCGCGAGGAGATTGTCGGGTTGCGCTGGAGCGAGTTCGATGCAGCCGGCTCTTGCCTTCGCCTCGAGCAGACGAAAACCGGCCGGTCTATGCGTCCAATTGGCTCGCCGGTGGTCGCCATTCTCTCCGCCCTGCCCCGCGATGAAAACGAATTCGTATTCCCGAATCGCAGCGGCAAGCGCCCCGCGGACCTCAAAAAGCGAATCGCCGAGCTGTTCGACGCCGCCGGGGTCGACGACGCGAGAAGCCATGATTGCCGCCGGACCTTCTCCACCACGGCCGACGAACTCGGCTACAGCGAGGCGACCGCCGGGTCGATCATTGGACATGCAAGCCGGGGCGTCACCGCTCGGCATTACATCCGCCGGCCGGACGCCGCGCTGGTAGAGGCCGCGGACAAGGTGGCGAAGCTAATCGAGAGGCGCATGAACGGGATAGAGGCGCAGGTGGTCGAGCTGCCGCGCGGGAAAAAGGACGAGGCGTGAAATCGGATTTGGCAGTCCGTAGCCGCTAAAGTTGCTAAAGCCGCTAATTTCGAGGTCGAGGCCGCTACCCCTGCTACTCTCGCTACCCGGCGCGGCAAAAATTTCCGAGAAAGCGCCCGTTTGGGGAACTGAAGAAACTGACGAAACCTCGCCAAGCGTATCGGCAAGCGATACAAACGCCTTGCCCTCCGTATCATTGAGCGATACATAGAGGCCAGTAACAAGGCTGCTTATGATCCGATCATTCCGGGACCCGGCGACTGAGGCTCTTTTCCGCGGGCGGCTCCGAAAGGCTATCCCGCGGACGTGTTCAAGGTGGCGCGGCGCAAGCTGGAAATGCTCAATGCCGCGGCTCGGCTCGACGACCTGCGCATTCCGCCGGGCAGCCGGCTCGAGGCGCTGTTCGGCGATCGGGCCGGGCAACATTCGATCCGTGTAAACGACCGCTGGCGCATCTGCTTCGTCTGGACCGACGCAGGCGCCGAACAGGTCGAGTTCGTCGACTATCACTGAGTAGGAGTAGAACCATGGCGAGCGAGATGGAAATCGTCGAGACGCTTCCGCCGATGCACCCCGGCGAAGTGCTACGAGAGGAATTCCTCGACCCCCTCGGCCTCTCGGCCGGGCGCGTCGCCAAGGCTTGCGGCGTGCCTCGGACGCGAATCGAGCGCATCGCCGCCGAAGAGATCGGGATCACCGGCGACACGGCGGCTCGGCTCGCCCGCTTCTTCGGCACGACCGCGGAATTCTGGATGAACCTACAGACCCGCTATGAGCTGGCGACGGTGGAGCGCGCCGCCGGCGCCGAGCTGGCGAAGATCGCACGATTCGAGGCGACGGCGGCGTGAGGGCTGGACGCGCTATCGGAAAAAGAAAACCCCGCCTCGGAAGGCGGGGTTGTCGGTCCTGCGGACTTGTTATCGTCAATGAGGACCCGCCGCCCGAAGGCGGACTTGAGGCGCACCACGTTCCCGCGAGCGCAATCGTCGTTTATCTAGGCTCAGACATGCCTTTTGTCAATGAATCAAGTCCGATCGCAAAGAGCACGGCACGGTGAACTCGGCGCAAATCTTCATTTGAAACAGTGATTTGAAGATATTTGCGCATGCCGGTCGCTCTGTCTCTACCCGTATAGGGCAGGCCGAGCCTGTCAAATGAGACCGTAGCAAGCATATCCGCTTTTGCCCATTTTATGCGCCCTTCGTAAGGAGGAGGAGCGTCGACCGGCAATTCAATTCGGCATTGGTAGTGAATGCCCGCGCGCGCCGGTGTCGTGCTCAACGGGACAACGGTGCAAAGTCTGTCCCGGTATGGAAGCCGCGGGGAAATTACGACGGCAAGCCTTTCCTTCACCATCTCAGGCTCACGAAACCCTGTCGTATAATCGCAAATAACTATCATACCCATTTTGGGCGGGAACTTTAGAGCCATTCGATTAAGCGCCTTCCAGCCTCATGCGGAGCTTTGGCGTATTTTTGCGCAGAACCGCTGAAATGCCTACTGCCCCTTTCGCAGCCTCACGCCTGGCCCTTCCCCGTTCTCTGCCACGAAGATCACGCCTGCGGATTCGAGCGCGGCGCGGATGGCGGCGACCGTGCGGGGCTTCAGTTCCTCGCCGGCTTCAAGTCGCGAGACGGTATTCGTCGAAACGTCAGCTAAATCAGCAAGTTGTTTGACGCTCAGGCTTAGAGCAGTTCGCGCCATCCTACACTGGACCGGTAGCATTTCACATTCCTATTGCGATTTCGCTTGACGAAAGCGCGTTTCCGTAGCGTTATCGCATTGTCAGAGCGATTTCGCAAGCTGATTACCACGCCGGACAACTCAGCCCCGGCGAACGCTCCCGGCTTGCCGATAGGAGGATGATAGAATGACAGATAAATGTTGGGCGGACACGCTCTCCAAGGCCGAGCTGGCGGCGGCGTTCGCTGAAACCGCCGCAGGGTTGGTGAACCGCGACGATCTCCATTCCGATCTCGCCGTCACAACCTTGGAAGAACACATCTATCGCGCCGCAAGTCTGTCGCGTGCCCTGTGGCTCGCCATCGAGGGCGTCAACGATATCGACAGCAGGGACAAAGCCGCACTTTACGAGCTTGCGTCGTCCGTCGCGGATCATGCCTGCGCCGCAAAATATGCCTTCAACCGCGACAATGCGCTCGAAGCCGAACGCGCGGCGAAGGCGGCGGCAGAGGCCGACAAAGCCGCTCCGGCTCCCGTGGCCGAGGATATCGAAGGGGCGCGGTCATGACTGACACGAAGAAAATCGTCGAGAAATACGAAGACATCGAATCCGAGATTTGCGACTTGCGCAACATAACGGACATAGTTAGCAGCTTCGTTGAAGACAAACTCAACGGAACGCATAGGCGGTTTATGCACGGCGATCAGCCTATGGTCATGGTGACAGCCCGCGAAGCCAACCTCATGACGTT
The sequence above is a segment of the Methylosinus trichosporium OB3b genome. Coding sequences within it:
- a CDS encoding HigA family addiction module antitoxin, which produces MASEMEIVETLPPMHPGEVLREEFLDPLGLSAGRVAKACGVPRTRIERIAAEEIGITGDTAARLARFFGTTAEFWMNLQTRYELATVERAAGAELAKIARFEATAA
- a CDS encoding type II toxin-antitoxin system PemK/MazF family toxin; the protein is MALKFPPKMGMIVICDYTTGFREPEMVKERLAVVISPRLPYRDRLCTVVPLSTTPARAGIHYQCRIELPVDAPPPYEGRIKWAKADMLATVSFDRLGLPYTGRDRATGMRKYLQITVSNEDLRRVHRAVLFAIGLDSLTKGMSEPR
- a CDS encoding tyrosine-type recombinase/integrase; protein product: MPKLTKSVVETAEPRPKQFTIWCSELKGFGVYILPTGKRTYFADYRNADGSRKRMTLGRHSVITCEEARKLAMAALGGVVKGADPLTERSSRRAALTVSDLCDLYLEAADKGLVTTRFHKPKRASTLAVDRGRIGRHIVPLIGSKKADRLTRADVQRMTDDIAAGKTAGTFKTKLRGKAVVTGGAGTARRVVELFGGIWTWAERRGHVVGRSPTHGVETQKGDPKDRILSPAELARLGAVLKEKEEALPFAVAAVRLILLTGARREEIVGLRWSEFDAAGSCLRLEQTKTGRSMRPIGSPVVAILSALPRDENEFVFPNRSGKRPADLKKRIAELFDAAGVDDARSHDCRRTFSTTADELGYSEATAGSIIGHASRGVTARHYIRRPDAALVEAADKVAKLIERRMNGIEAQVVELPRGKKDEA
- a CDS encoding helix-turn-helix domain-containing protein, translating into MLPVQCRMARTALSLSVKQLADLADVSTNTVSRLEAGEELKPRTVAAIRAALESAGVIFVAENGEGPGVRLRKGQ